Proteins encoded in a region of the Leifsonia sp. PS1209 genome:
- the mgtA gene encoding magnesium-translocating P-type ATPase, with translation MADRPGHVTGGRSAVVSPDTSPVRTAAGETIDVVLSVVGGSRDGLTSAGASSRLATTGPNAVREHRARPGRVLLRQVRSPLLLLLFATAVVSAFLGQGVESIIIAVILLISVGLGFAGEFRAERAADLLHDRLRHTAVVLRDGTRHAVDVTDLVVGDVVVLTVGTVVPADLRLIGCTALECDESIVTGEATAVPKTTEPVPVGAGVGDLSCCALMGTIVHAGSGIGVVVATGARTEFGRIAVGLGVQEPQTEFQRGLGRFSVFLLGVALVLTSVILIAALLLGRPLIESLLFALAIAVGITPQLLPAVVSTSLATGSRALARRKVLVKRMVCIEDLGDLDLLVTDKTGTLTTGAIVFDRPVALDGVSDGELMLLGLLATDADPGAREAVGLNPLDAALQEAPAASASPVAAYRRLDVRPFDHERRMTSALVVAAGSEPIVVVKGAPESVLPRCTEPDADAAAVLTSLYQAGARVVAVATKPAPGGQRLAGADENGMTLRGYLAFVDGVKPGAQRSLQRLSALGVDVKISTGDSAVVAERVCEQLGMSSLGTLTGDDVDALSDVELEERARSSTIFARVSPEQKARIVRALRQRGRAVGFLGDGANDALALHAADIGISVDSAIDVAKDAADVILLDKDLDVLADGVTEGRRIFANTIKYVLMGTSSNFGNMFSASIASVVLPFLPMLPGQILLNNLLYDAGQLAIPTDNVDEEQLRAPSHWDIAAIRRFMLLFGPISSVFDFATFGLMLFVFSAAAPEFRSGWFIESIATQTLIVFAVRTHRVPFLRSRASVPLTLSVLAVVAVGAWLPYSPLAGLLGFAPLPAPFFLALVAMTVAYLLLVEGAKVWYYASLSRAAAPTVRRRRYPHRVARRAARFTTLSPRSR, from the coding sequence GTGGCTGACCGGCCTGGACACGTGACCGGCGGACGCAGCGCCGTCGTCTCGCCCGACACGAGTCCCGTCCGCACGGCAGCAGGGGAGACCATCGACGTCGTCCTTTCCGTCGTCGGCGGGTCACGGGACGGGCTGACCTCCGCCGGCGCCTCATCGCGTCTCGCGACGACGGGTCCGAATGCCGTCCGCGAGCATCGCGCCCGCCCGGGCCGCGTGTTGCTGCGCCAGGTGCGCAGCCCCCTGCTGTTGCTGCTGTTCGCCACCGCTGTCGTGTCCGCCTTCCTGGGGCAGGGGGTGGAATCGATCATCATCGCCGTCATCCTGCTGATCAGCGTCGGACTGGGCTTCGCCGGCGAGTTCCGCGCCGAACGCGCAGCCGACCTCCTCCACGACCGGCTGAGACACACGGCCGTGGTGCTCAGGGACGGTACGCGGCACGCGGTCGATGTGACAGACCTGGTGGTCGGAGATGTCGTGGTGCTGACCGTCGGCACGGTGGTGCCCGCCGACCTGCGCCTGATCGGCTGCACCGCACTGGAGTGCGACGAGAGCATCGTTACGGGAGAGGCGACCGCTGTGCCGAAGACGACAGAGCCGGTGCCGGTCGGCGCAGGCGTCGGCGACCTCTCCTGTTGCGCGTTGATGGGCACCATCGTGCACGCGGGAAGCGGGATCGGTGTCGTCGTCGCGACGGGCGCGCGCACCGAGTTCGGCCGGATCGCGGTCGGTCTCGGCGTTCAGGAGCCGCAGACCGAGTTCCAGCGGGGCCTCGGCCGGTTCTCGGTCTTCCTGCTCGGCGTCGCACTGGTGCTCACCTCGGTGATCCTCATTGCGGCGCTTCTTCTCGGCCGTCCCCTGATCGAGAGCCTGCTGTTCGCTCTCGCCATCGCCGTCGGCATCACGCCGCAGCTTCTGCCCGCTGTCGTCAGCACCAGCCTGGCAACAGGATCGCGGGCGCTCGCCAGACGCAAAGTGCTCGTCAAACGCATGGTCTGCATCGAAGATCTCGGCGATCTCGACCTTCTCGTCACGGATAAGACGGGGACGCTCACCACCGGTGCCATCGTGTTCGACCGTCCCGTCGCCCTGGATGGTGTCTCGGATGGCGAGCTGATGCTGCTCGGTCTTCTGGCCACCGACGCGGATCCTGGAGCGCGGGAGGCGGTCGGCCTCAATCCGCTGGATGCCGCGCTCCAGGAGGCGCCGGCGGCGAGCGCGTCACCCGTCGCCGCATACCGCCGGCTCGATGTCCGGCCGTTCGATCACGAGCGCCGGATGACGAGCGCGCTGGTCGTCGCGGCCGGATCGGAGCCGATCGTGGTGGTGAAGGGCGCACCCGAGTCTGTGCTTCCGCGCTGCACCGAACCGGATGCGGACGCGGCAGCGGTGCTCACGAGTCTCTATCAGGCGGGGGCCCGCGTCGTCGCCGTGGCGACGAAACCGGCACCGGGCGGGCAGCGGCTCGCCGGGGCCGACGAGAACGGCATGACTCTGCGCGGCTATCTGGCTTTCGTGGACGGGGTGAAGCCTGGCGCGCAACGCTCGCTGCAGAGGCTCTCCGCGCTGGGCGTCGATGTGAAGATCTCCACCGGCGACAGCGCCGTGGTTGCTGAGCGGGTCTGCGAGCAGCTCGGTATGTCGTCGCTCGGCACGCTCACCGGCGACGACGTGGACGCTCTGAGCGACGTCGAGCTGGAGGAGCGCGCTCGATCCTCGACGATCTTCGCCCGGGTATCGCCTGAGCAGAAGGCGCGGATCGTGCGGGCGCTGAGGCAGAGGGGACGCGCCGTCGGATTCCTCGGCGACGGCGCGAACGACGCGCTCGCCCTGCACGCCGCCGACATCGGCATCTCCGTCGATTCAGCGATCGACGTCGCCAAGGATGCGGCGGACGTGATCCTGCTCGACAAAGACCTCGACGTGCTCGCCGATGGTGTCACGGAGGGCCGACGTATTTTCGCGAACACGATCAAGTACGTGCTGATGGGCACATCGAGCAACTTCGGCAACATGTTCAGCGCATCCATCGCCTCCGTCGTGCTGCCGTTCCTGCCGATGCTGCCCGGGCAGATCCTGCTGAACAACCTGCTCTACGACGCCGGTCAGCTGGCGATCCCGACCGACAATGTCGACGAAGAGCAGCTGAGGGCGCCATCGCATTGGGACATCGCCGCGATCCGCCGGTTCATGCTCCTGTTCGGCCCGATCAGTTCGGTCTTCGACTTCGCCACCTTCGGGCTCATGTTGTTCGTGTTCAGTGCGGCGGCTCCGGAGTTCCGTTCCGGCTGGTTCATCGAGTCGATCGCAACGCAGACGCTCATCGTGTTCGCCGTGCGCACGCACCGGGTGCCGTTCCTTCGCAGCCGTGCGTCCGTCCCGTTGACGCTCTCCGTTCTCGCCGTCGTGGCGGTGGGGGCCTGGTTGCCATATTCGCCACTCGCCGGGTTGCTCGGTTTCGCGCCGCTTCCCGCCCCGTTCTTCCTCGCCCTGGTCGCCATGACCGTCGCCTACCTGCTCCTCGTCGAGGGGGCCAAAGTCTGGTACTACGCCTCCCTCAGCCGCGCGGCGGCGCCGACCGTGCGCCGCCGCCGCTACCCTCACCGGGTGGCCAGGCGAGCGGCACGGTTCACGACGCTGTCCCCGCGGTCACGCTGA
- a CDS encoding universal stress protein, translating into MTHTITVGVDGEAAHRGAVDWSAARAAESGAQLVLVTVIERPWGDGEHPARQLVSAAEALLAAERVNAERTTDTVTTRIAHGGVAQELVRASGDAELLVVGSRTGVERGRAFAGSLGVRVAAAAPCPVAVIPHDWRPAGSGVVVGVDGELPSEVAVAFAADEAARLRERLHIVCVGYTANPLLAGFVPERSLGDHRQRIVDAAARRARDQHSDVDVTTEVIEAAPARGLVDAARGARMLVLGTHGRHGVRRLMLGSVSHDVLLNLQTPIVIAKRRPEGRESEERSR; encoded by the coding sequence ATGACCCACACGATCACGGTCGGCGTCGATGGAGAAGCCGCACACCGAGGCGCCGTCGACTGGTCGGCAGCACGCGCAGCCGAGTCCGGTGCGCAGTTGGTCCTCGTCACCGTGATCGAGCGGCCGTGGGGAGACGGCGAACATCCTGCGCGCCAACTCGTCTCGGCCGCCGAAGCGCTGCTCGCGGCCGAGCGAGTCAACGCGGAACGCACGACCGACACCGTCACGACCAGAATCGCGCACGGCGGGGTGGCACAAGAACTCGTCCGCGCATCCGGTGACGCCGAGCTGCTGGTCGTCGGCTCGCGCACGGGAGTCGAGAGAGGCCGCGCCTTCGCCGGATCGCTCGGCGTTCGCGTCGCTGCTGCTGCGCCGTGTCCCGTCGCCGTCATCCCGCATGATTGGCGCCCCGCGGGCTCCGGTGTCGTGGTCGGGGTGGACGGGGAGCTGCCCTCCGAGGTCGCCGTCGCCTTCGCCGCCGACGAAGCGGCGAGGCTGCGCGAGCGGCTGCACATCGTGTGCGTCGGATACACCGCCAATCCCTTGCTGGCGGGATTCGTCCCCGAACGGTCGCTCGGCGACCATCGGCAGCGGATCGTCGATGCCGCAGCGCGAAGGGCGCGCGATCAGCATTCCGACGTCGACGTGACGACGGAGGTCATCGAGGCCGCCCCTGCGCGCGGGCTGGTGGATGCCGCGCGCGGAGCCAGGATGCTCGTGCTCGGAACCCACGGCCGTCACGGGGTGCGACGGCTCATGCTCGGTTCGGTGAGCCACGACGTCCTGCTGAACCTGCAGACCCCGATCGTGATCGCCAAGCGCCGGCCGGAGGGCCGCGAGAGTGAGGAGCGGTCGCGATGA
- the nhaA gene encoding Na+/H+ antiporter NhaA, producing MTRLTVIERSPDPDLPQSGARRPSIAERIRNLGQNRIGALLLLIATVAAIVWANIAASSYEAFWETHFTVGVQDVHLDFTLHALVNDALMAIFFFTVGLEVRREFAIGELTSWSRAVIPVVAAVAGLVVPALLFVLISSGSGQEHAWGVVISTDTAFLVGALALIGPRAPGRLRVFLLALAVVDDIGALSIIALVYTENFNPVPLIVAAVCLVGVFFTRYLRGGRGPVYATLAIIVWFSFLASGVHPTLAGVAIALLVPVYRPNRRDVEHALDLARTFRQSPNTEYARAAANSLRESISINERLQSAYAPYVAYVILPLFALANAGVQLSPDILAAAVTSPVSWGILVGLVAGKFLGVFGSSALMRVFRIGDFGAGLSLDRVAGGAALCGIGFTISLFIIDLAIDDPAVQNEARVAVLTASVVAFLLAALIFRISDARHPGKESGRFLARPVDPRRDHIYGREDARYTLVEYGDFQCGFCLKATGSVEEVRREIGDDLRYVWRHAPLSHYHPNAQAAAEASEAAALQGRFFDFERSLFADQEHQLPSDIVRRAQELGLDVERFEADLNSAEVAARVRDDMLDAEAMDITAVPTFFVNGRRHVGPFDAQSLIRALEATAPDARTR from the coding sequence ATGACCCGACTGACCGTCATCGAGCGGTCGCCCGACCCCGACCTGCCGCAGTCCGGCGCCCGCCGGCCCTCCATCGCCGAGCGCATCCGGAACCTGGGGCAGAACAGGATCGGCGCGCTCCTGCTGCTCATCGCGACCGTCGCCGCGATCGTGTGGGCGAACATCGCCGCCTCGTCGTACGAGGCGTTCTGGGAGACCCACTTCACCGTCGGCGTCCAGGATGTGCACCTCGATTTCACGCTGCACGCCCTGGTCAACGACGCCCTGATGGCGATCTTCTTCTTCACGGTCGGGCTGGAGGTGCGCCGCGAGTTCGCCATCGGCGAGCTGACCAGCTGGTCGCGCGCCGTGATCCCGGTCGTGGCCGCCGTCGCCGGCCTAGTGGTGCCTGCGTTGCTGTTCGTCCTGATCAGTTCCGGCTCGGGGCAGGAGCACGCCTGGGGCGTCGTGATCTCCACCGACACCGCCTTCCTGGTCGGCGCGCTCGCGCTGATCGGGCCGCGTGCGCCGGGGCGGCTCCGGGTGTTCCTGCTGGCCCTGGCGGTCGTCGACGACATCGGAGCGCTCAGTATCATCGCGCTCGTCTACACCGAGAACTTCAACCCTGTGCCGCTGATCGTCGCGGCCGTCTGCCTCGTCGGGGTCTTCTTCACGCGCTACCTGCGCGGCGGCCGGGGACCGGTGTATGCGACCCTCGCGATCATCGTGTGGTTCTCGTTCCTCGCCTCCGGCGTGCATCCCACCCTCGCCGGCGTCGCCATCGCGCTGCTGGTGCCGGTCTACCGGCCGAACCGGCGGGACGTCGAGCACGCCCTCGACCTCGCGCGCACGTTCCGCCAGTCGCCGAACACCGAGTACGCCCGGGCGGCCGCGAACAGCCTGCGGGAGTCGATCTCGATCAACGAGCGCCTCCAATCGGCGTATGCGCCCTATGTCGCCTACGTGATCCTCCCCCTCTTCGCCCTCGCGAACGCCGGGGTGCAGCTGAGCCCGGACATCCTGGCCGCCGCCGTCACATCGCCGGTGAGCTGGGGCATCCTGGTCGGCCTGGTCGCCGGGAAGTTCCTCGGCGTGTTCGGGTCGAGTGCTCTGATGCGCGTCTTCCGGATCGGCGATTTCGGCGCAGGGCTGTCGCTGGACCGCGTCGCGGGCGGTGCAGCGCTGTGCGGCATCGGGTTCACCATCTCGCTGTTCATCATCGACCTCGCGATCGACGACCCCGCCGTGCAGAATGAGGCGCGCGTCGCCGTGCTGACCGCCTCCGTCGTCGCGTTCCTGCTGGCCGCCCTGATCTTCCGGATCTCGGATGCGCGCCACCCCGGCAAGGAGAGCGGCCGCTTCCTCGCGCGCCCCGTCGACCCGCGCCGCGACCACATCTACGGCAGGGAGGACGCCCGGTACACGTTGGTCGAGTACGGCGACTTCCAGTGCGGCTTCTGCCTGAAGGCCACCGGCTCGGTCGAGGAGGTCCGGCGTGAGATCGGCGACGACCTGCGCTACGTCTGGCGCCACGCCCCGCTCAGCCACTACCACCCCAACGCCCAGGCCGCGGCGGAGGCGTCGGAGGCTGCGGCGCTCCAGGGCCGCTTCTTCGACTTCGAGCGCAGCCTGTTCGCCGACCAGGAGCACCAGCTGCCCTCCGACATCGTGCGGCGGGCTCAGGAGCTCGGTCTCGACGTCGAACGCTTCGAGGCCGACCTGAACTCCGCCGAGGTCGCCGCCCGCGTCCGCGACGACATGCTCGACGCCGAGGCGATGGACATCACGGCCGTCCCGACCTTCTTCGTCAACGGCCGCCGCCACGTGGGCCCGTTCGACGCCCAGTCCCTGATCCGCGCCCTGGAGGCGACAGCACCGGATGCGCGCACCCGGTAG
- a CDS encoding siderophore-interacting protein gives MPFARQRLRHEFAVRHVTVRRVSRIVPAIVRVTFSGKDLDGFTSAGPADHVKVFFPDQQSGMLVVPTVTPDGIEPPEHGTPISRDYTPLAFRAAADGNAAELDIDFVLHGDEGPASAWAARATPGDVVAIGGPRGSQLAPEGVGRLILVADETALPAASRWLAAVDPAVPVTALFFVADESVSGYLPAEVAERVDARWLSGSGAGAGGAGGASTVGAALRELGPIGGDTYVFLAGEAGALIPLRRYLRRELGLPAEQVSASGYWKRGVAALDHHAPVDPSDPD, from the coding sequence ATGCCTTTCGCTCGTCAGCGCCTGCGGCACGAATTCGCCGTGCGTCACGTCACCGTCCGCCGTGTGAGCAGGATCGTTCCGGCGATCGTTCGCGTCACCTTCAGCGGCAAAGACCTGGATGGGTTCACGAGCGCAGGGCCGGCCGACCACGTGAAGGTGTTCTTCCCCGACCAGCAGTCCGGGATGCTCGTGGTGCCGACCGTGACGCCGGACGGCATCGAGCCGCCGGAGCACGGGACGCCGATCTCGCGCGACTACACGCCGCTCGCATTCCGTGCGGCGGCGGACGGGAACGCGGCCGAACTGGACATCGACTTCGTGCTGCACGGCGACGAAGGGCCGGCGTCGGCGTGGGCGGCGCGTGCGACGCCCGGAGACGTGGTCGCCATCGGCGGCCCGCGCGGATCGCAGCTCGCGCCGGAGGGCGTCGGGCGGCTGATCCTGGTCGCCGACGAGACGGCACTGCCCGCGGCGAGCAGGTGGCTGGCCGCTGTCGACCCGGCCGTCCCCGTGACGGCGCTGTTCTTCGTGGCGGACGAGAGCGTGTCTGGGTATCTGCCCGCGGAGGTGGCGGAGCGCGTGGATGCGCGGTGGCTGAGTGGCAGTGGCGCCGGCGCTGGTGGCGCCGGTGGCGCATCCACTGTCGGGGCGGCGCTGCGGGAGCTGGGGCCGATCGGCGGTGACACGTACGTGTTCCTGGCGGGGGAGGCCGGGGCGCTCATCCCGTTGCGGCGCTACCTGCGCAGGGAGCTGGGGCTGCCGGCCGAGCAGGTCTCGGCGAGCGGGTACTGGAAGCGCGGCGTCGCCGCGCTCGACCACCACGCGCCGGTGGACCCGAGCGACCCGGACTGA
- a CDS encoding MBL fold metallo-hydrolase, which translates to MNAALTFLGATDTVTGSRYLVETDGRRILVDCGLFQGYKVLRERNWKPFPLEPASIDAVVVSHAHLDHTGYLPALVRDGFRGRIHATRGTSELSRLVLRDSGRLQEEQASFAARHHTSKHSPPQPLYTEQDAAIALERFEPHPFDEPFTVAGVPVRFVPAGHILGAAQVLVDADGARIHFTGDLGRVDDPLMRPPRALEETDTLVCESTYGDRIHPGSDAEAQLGAIVTDVCRRGGVVVLPAFAVGRAETLLLHLSRLMASGRIPEVPIFLNSPMAVDASEIYARYPEEHRIPPAEFTAMYRLATLVRTVDDSKLLNLRGGPAVIISASGMLEGGRVLHHLVAYGTDPRNAIVLTGFQAGGTRGAALQRGERVLRIFGRDIHIAAQVHTLDMLSAHADARQIVEWMSTAPRAPRSVYLTHGEPDASDALRKRVRQALGWEARVPEFGETVSVTAGTAS; encoded by the coding sequence ATGAACGCGGCGCTGACGTTCCTCGGAGCGACCGACACGGTCACCGGGTCCCGCTACCTTGTCGAGACCGATGGGCGACGCATCCTGGTCGACTGCGGCCTGTTCCAGGGATACAAGGTCCTCCGCGAACGGAACTGGAAACCGTTTCCTCTCGAACCGGCCAGCATCGACGCCGTGGTCGTCAGCCACGCTCACCTCGACCACACCGGATACCTTCCCGCTCTCGTGCGCGACGGCTTCCGAGGACGCATCCACGCCACCAGAGGAACGTCGGAGCTCAGCCGTCTCGTTCTGAGAGACAGCGGACGCCTGCAGGAGGAGCAGGCATCGTTCGCCGCGCGACACCACACCTCGAAGCACTCTCCGCCACAGCCGCTCTACACCGAGCAGGACGCCGCGATCGCGCTGGAACGCTTCGAGCCGCACCCGTTCGACGAACCGTTCACCGTGGCAGGCGTGCCGGTGCGGTTCGTCCCGGCCGGTCACATCCTCGGCGCGGCACAGGTGCTGGTGGACGCCGACGGCGCCCGCATCCACTTCACGGGAGATCTCGGCCGGGTGGACGACCCTCTCATGCGCCCGCCGCGCGCGCTGGAAGAGACGGACACCCTCGTCTGCGAATCCACGTACGGTGACCGGATACACCCCGGCTCGGATGCGGAGGCACAGCTCGGCGCCATCGTCACCGACGTATGCAGGCGCGGCGGCGTGGTGGTCCTCCCGGCTTTCGCGGTCGGGCGAGCGGAGACGTTGCTGCTCCACCTCAGCCGCCTGATGGCGAGCGGTCGCATCCCGGAGGTCCCGATCTTCCTGAACAGTCCGATGGCCGTCGATGCCTCCGAGATCTACGCGCGCTACCCGGAGGAGCACCGCATCCCGCCGGCGGAGTTCACCGCCATGTATCGCCTCGCGACGCTGGTCAGGACGGTCGACGACTCCAAACTCCTCAACCTCCGCGGCGGTCCGGCCGTGATCATCTCGGCGAGCGGGATGCTCGAAGGAGGCCGGGTGCTGCACCATCTCGTCGCCTACGGCACCGATCCCCGCAACGCCATCGTGCTCACCGGCTTCCAGGCCGGCGGAACCCGCGGCGCAGCCCTGCAACGCGGCGAACGGGTGCTCAGAATCTTCGGCAGGGACATCCACATCGCGGCCCAGGTGCACACGCTGGACATGCTCTCGGCTCACGCCGATGCCCGGCAGATCGTGGAATGGATGAGCACGGCGCCGCGCGCACCGCGCTCGGTCTACCTCACCCACGGTGAGCCGGACGCATCCGACGCCCTGCGCAAGCGGGTGCGTCAGGCGCTGGGCTGGGAGGCCAGAGTGCCCGAGTTCGGCGAGACCGTCAGCGTGACCGCGGGGACAGCGTCGTGA
- a CDS encoding zinc-dependent alcohol dehydrogenase: MQAATVTQYSEPLIVEERPIPSPGPGEVLVRLEACGLCHTDIHAINGDWPVKPSLPFVPGHEGVGIVERLGDGVTTRTIGQRVAMPWLGHACGECRYCVDGRENLCERQYNTGYSRDGGYAEYALADARFAVPVPDDISPIDAAPLTCAGVTTYAAVKAARVVPGERVVVFGIGGLGHLAVQYARLVGAQVIAVDVTEEKLELAVQLGADHAVNASEVDPVLAIQHLGGADVAIVLAVAPSVFDQAFRSLNRGGRLVLVSLPAQGTLTVPVFDTVLKGISIIGSIVGTRQDLAEVFALHAAGRTKVIAAPRDLRDVNASVQEVLAGQVPARLVFVYDSALPVEDVTATTESSGSDS, from the coding sequence ATGCAGGCAGCAACCGTCACCCAGTACAGCGAACCGCTCATCGTCGAGGAGCGGCCCATCCCGTCGCCGGGACCCGGGGAGGTGCTGGTCCGTCTTGAAGCGTGCGGTCTGTGCCACACCGACATCCACGCCATCAACGGCGACTGGCCGGTGAAGCCGTCCCTGCCGTTCGTCCCCGGTCACGAGGGCGTCGGCATCGTCGAGAGACTCGGCGACGGGGTCACCACCAGGACGATCGGCCAGCGGGTGGCCATGCCGTGGCTCGGCCATGCGTGTGGAGAGTGCCGCTACTGTGTCGACGGGCGCGAGAATCTGTGCGAACGGCAGTACAACACCGGCTATTCCCGTGACGGCGGCTACGCCGAGTACGCGCTCGCGGACGCGCGTTTCGCCGTCCCTGTCCCCGACGACATCTCGCCCATCGATGCGGCCCCGCTCACCTGCGCCGGTGTCACCACCTACGCCGCGGTGAAAGCCGCTCGCGTCGTGCCCGGGGAGCGGGTGGTGGTCTTCGGGATCGGCGGCCTCGGCCATCTGGCCGTGCAGTACGCACGGCTCGTCGGCGCGCAGGTGATCGCCGTCGACGTCACGGAGGAGAAGCTGGAGCTCGCCGTGCAACTCGGGGCGGATCACGCCGTGAACGCGTCCGAGGTCGATCCGGTGCTGGCGATCCAGCATCTCGGCGGGGCGGACGTGGCGATCGTCCTGGCCGTCGCGCCCAGCGTCTTCGACCAGGCGTTCCGATCCCTCAACAGGGGAGGCCGGCTCGTGCTCGTGTCGCTCCCCGCGCAGGGGACGCTGACCGTTCCGGTCTTCGACACCGTGCTGAAGGGCATCTCGATCATCGGCTCGATCGTCGGCACGCGGCAGGACCTGGCCGAGGTGTTCGCCCTGCACGCGGCAGGGCGAACGAAAGTGATCGCCGCACCACGCGATCTGCGGGACGTGAACGCGTCCGTCCAGGAGGTGCTCGCCGGTCAGGTGCCCGCCAGGCTCGTCTTCGTCTACGATTCGGCGTTGCCCGTCGAGGACGTGACGGCGACCACCGAATCGTCGGGAAGCGACAGCTGA
- a CDS encoding universal stress protein, with protein sequence MSDTPVTDYPAVESEDRIHPGGRIVVGVDGSAASFSALRRGARIAESLGCSLVGLTVWEYPQAWPGYMIDGWSPEADAEAIAENAAEEVFGSAVPSWYSTVVRSGSPARQLIAESEGAEMLIVGSRGLGGFTGLLLGSVSRSCAEHADCPVLVIHGKEAVLKH encoded by the coding sequence ATGAGCGACACCCCAGTGACTGATTACCCTGCTGTCGAGAGCGAGGACCGCATCCACCCCGGTGGGCGGATCGTGGTCGGCGTCGACGGATCGGCGGCATCGTTCTCCGCGCTGCGGCGCGGTGCGCGGATCGCCGAGAGCTTGGGCTGTTCCCTGGTGGGCCTGACTGTCTGGGAGTATCCGCAGGCATGGCCGGGCTACATGATCGACGGCTGGTCGCCCGAGGCGGATGCCGAGGCCATCGCAGAGAACGCCGCCGAGGAAGTTTTCGGCTCTGCCGTGCCGTCGTGGTACTCGACCGTCGTCAGGAGCGGGTCCCCGGCGCGACAGTTGATCGCCGAGTCGGAGGGTGCGGAGATGCTGATTGTCGGCAGCAGGGGGCTCGGTGGGTTCACCGGGCTCCTTCTGGGCTCCGTCTCCCGTTCGTGCGCCGAGCACGCGGACTGCCCCGTGCTGGTCATCCACGGAAAAGAAGCCGTGCTGAAGCACTGA
- a CDS encoding pyridoxamine 5'-phosphate oxidase family protein, producing the protein MSSDEPVRELDRDECRELLKQGTLGRLATAAGGEVDIFPVNYFSDGASILIRTAPGTKLLELTVHAAVAFETDGYTEDEAWSVVAHGRARQLESQTEIDEAERAPLQPWIPTLKYRYVHIDIERITGRRFERSPEPERW; encoded by the coding sequence ATGTCATCGGATGAACCGGTCCGCGAATTGGACCGAGACGAATGCAGAGAACTGCTCAAGCAAGGAACACTGGGTCGCCTGGCCACCGCTGCGGGAGGAGAGGTCGACATCTTCCCCGTGAACTACTTCTCGGACGGTGCCAGCATCCTGATCAGGACGGCACCGGGCACGAAGCTGCTCGAACTCACCGTGCACGCGGCCGTCGCGTTCGAGACGGACGGCTACACAGAGGACGAGGCGTGGAGCGTCGTCGCCCACGGCCGGGCACGACAGCTGGAGAGCCAGACCGAGATCGACGAGGCGGAACGCGCCCCGTTGCAGCCGTGGATCCCCACCCTCAAGTACCGCTACGTCCACATCGATATCGAGCGGATCACCGGGCGGCGATTCGAGCGGTCCCCCGAGCCCGAGCGCTGGTGA
- a CDS encoding flavodoxin family protein yields MHTPHTDVAVAIVYESMFGNTRRVAEAIADGLRETGVAATVVRVKDAPETFGAVDLLLVGAPTHVHGLSRPSTRTEAGRWGDEQERHLTLEPDAEGIGVREWLDTCGDLPDRFAAFDTRADMTEIFSGSAANAIEKRLRKLGSRRFAAKNSFLVDKQSVLEDGEVDRARSWGRTLGVESKVPSVQQ; encoded by the coding sequence ATGCACACACCACACACGGACGTCGCTGTGGCGATCGTCTACGAATCCATGTTCGGGAACACCCGCCGGGTGGCGGAGGCCATTGCGGATGGGCTCCGAGAAACCGGCGTCGCGGCGACCGTCGTCCGCGTCAAGGACGCTCCGGAGACGTTCGGAGCAGTCGATCTCCTCCTCGTCGGGGCGCCTACCCACGTCCACGGGTTGAGCAGACCGTCTACGCGCACGGAAGCCGGGCGCTGGGGCGACGAACAGGAGCGCCACCTCACCCTCGAGCCGGATGCGGAGGGAATCGGTGTCCGCGAGTGGCTGGACACCTGTGGAGACCTCCCTGACCGGTTCGCCGCGTTCGACACCCGTGCGGACATGACGGAGATCTTCAGCGGCTCGGCCGCGAACGCCATCGAGAAGCGGCTGAGGAAGCTCGGGTCCCGGCGGTTCGCGGCGAAGAACAGCTTCCTCGTCGACAAGCAGTCCGTGCTCGAAGACGGCGAAGTCGACCGCGCCCGCTCCTGGGGGAGGACGCTGGGGGTCGAGTCGAAGGTCCCGTCCGTCCAGCAGTGA